The genomic segment GCCGCGCACCCGGCCATCGTCACCTCTGGCTCGCGACCGGGCATGGCATGCTCGGGGTCAGCATGAGTGTGGCGACCGGACAACTGATGAGCGACCTGATCTGCGGGCTCCCGCCGCGCTTCGACCCCGCGCCCTACGCGCCGGCGCGGTTCGCATGAGCGCTGCGCCATACGACGATTCCGCGCTGCTGCACTTCGACCTCATCGTCATCGGCGGCGGCTCCGGCGGTCTCGCCGCGGCATTCCGCGCGGCCGAGCATGGCCAGCGCGTCGCGGTGCTGGAACCCCAACCGCTCGGCGGCACCTGCGTCAACGTCGGCTGCGTGCCGAAGAAGGCGATGTGGCTCGCCGCCGATCTGCGCCTGCGCATGGGGCAGGCCGCGCGCTTCGGGTTCGATCTGCCGATGGACACGCAGGTCGCGTTCGACTGGCCGTCGTTCATCACCGATCGCCAGCGCTACATCCACATGATCCACGAGAGCTACCGCACGCGGCTCGATCGCGACGGCATCCTCGTGCTGCCTGCGCGCGGACGGCTGGCCGGGCGCGATCGCGTCGAATGCGAAGACGGCACCTGTCTGACCGCGCCGCACATCGTGCTGGCCGCGGGCTCGCATCCGCAGCGCCCCGATATTCCGGGCGCCGCACTGGGCGCGATTTCCGACGACTTCTTCCGCTGGTGCGAGGCGCCGTCGCGCGTGGCGATCATCGGTGGCGGCTACATCGCCATCGAACTCGCGGGCGTGCTGCAGGCGCTCGGTAGCCAGGTCGACGTGTTCGTACGTGAGCAGCGGCTGCTGCGACAGGCCGATGCCGAACTCGTCGCGCAACTGCAGGAGAATTATTGCCAGCAGGGCATCGATCTG from the Luteimonas fraxinea genome contains:
- the gorA gene encoding glutathione-disulfide reductase, with amino-acid sequence MSAAPYDDSALLHFDLIVIGGGSGGLAAAFRAAEHGQRVAVLEPQPLGGTCVNVGCVPKKAMWLAADLRLRMGQAARFGFDLPMDTQVAFDWPSFITDRQRYIHMIHESYRTRLDRDGILVLPARGRLAGRDRVECEDGTCLTAPHIVLAAGSHPQRPDIPGAALGAISDDFFRWCEAPSRVAIIGGGYIAIELAGVLQALGSQVDVFVREQRLLRQADAELVAQLQENYCQQGIDLVFGYGLKALHRDDDGLRLEAEDGTSRGGYDEVMFATGRRPNTADLGLDTVGITPDAAGNIPVDAWQATPAPGVYAVGDICGCGPTLTPVAIAAARRLCDRLFGGKPDAKLDADNVPSVVFSHPPLAMVGLTEAQARAQYGDDVHIYRSNFRPMREALAESSQRSLFKLVCTGDERRVRGIHLLGDAADEILQGFAVALKMGATLDNLHDTIAIHPTSAEEVVLMR